A window from Penicillium oxalicum strain HP7-1 chromosome VIII, whole genome shotgun sequence encodes these proteins:
- a CDS encoding NADP-dependent mannitol dehydrogenase → MIPVPQADSLQDLFSLKGKVVVVTGASGPRGMGIEAARGCAEMGADLAITYASRPEGGEKNAKELSEKYGVKVKAYKCDVGSWESVQDLVNNVIKEFGKIDAFIANAGRTASSGILDGSVQDWQEVIQTDLTGTFHCAKAVGAHFKERGTGSFVITSSMSGHIANFPQEQTSYNVAKAGCIHMARSLANEWRDFARVNSISPGYIDTGLSDFVDQKVQDLWLSMIPMGRNGQAKELKGAYVYLVSDASTYMTGADLLIDGGYCVR, encoded by the coding sequence ATGATTCCCGTTCCTCAAGCCGACTCTCTCCAGGACCTCTTCAGCCTCAAGGGCAaggtcgtcgtcgtcacCGGTGCCTCCGGTCCCCGCGGCATGGGTATCGAGGCCGCCCGCGGCTGTGCCGAGATGGGCGCCGACTTGGCCATCACCTACGCCTCCCGCCCCGAGGGAGGTGAGAAGAACGCCAAGGAGCTGTCCGAGAAGTACGgcgtcaaggtcaaggcctACAAGTGCGACGTCGGCAGCTGGGAGAGCGTCCAGGACCTCGTCAACAACGTGATCAAGGAGTTTGGCAAGATCGACGCCTTCATCGCCAACGCCGGCCGCACCGCCTCCAGCGGTATCCTCGACGGCTCCGTTCAGGACTGGCAGGAGGTCATCCAGACCGACTTGACCGGTACCTTCCACTGCGCCAAGGCCGTCGGTGCGCACTTCAAGGAGCGCGGCACCGGTAGCTTCGTCATCACCTCCTCCATGTCCGGCCACATCGCCAACTTCCCCCAGGAGCAGACCTCCTACAACGTCGCCAAGGCCGGCTGCATCCACATGGCCCGCTCCCTCGCCAACGAGTGGCGCGACTTTGCCCGTGTCAACTCCATCTCCCCCGGCTACATCGACACCGGTCTCTCCGACTTTGTCGACCAGAAGGTCCAGGATCTCTGGCTCTCCATGATCCCCATGGGCCGCAACGGTCAGgccaaggagctcaaggGTGCCTACGTCTACCTCGTCAGCGACGCCAGCACCTACATGACCGGTGCCGATCTCCTGATCGACGGTGGATACTGCGTGCGGTAA
- a CDS encoding Maltose permease MAL31 translates to MNQTEAALEKSAAHHVEDLLGAGAIFEARQATADEHEQSLWQALRANRKAVLWSVLVSMSIIMEGYDTILMGNFFAYPRFREKYGEYTGEEHGWQVSAPWQTGLSMASTVGCIFGGLLNGYFASKVGYRKVMMVALAFLTAFIFVVFFANSVAVLLVGQILCGLSWGVFATVGPAYASEVCPTNLRGYLTVYVNMCWAIGQLIASGVLYGLVDRPDQWSYRIPFALQWIWPLPLMVVCWLAPESPWFLVRKDRLEEAKQSIRRLGGDKTEDQINGQLAMLVHTTKIEAEIEAGTSYWDCFKGVDLRRTEICCMAFVGQILSGSTFAYSPTYFFEQAGMDPGKAFQLGVGCTGVAFMGTALSWWLITYCGRRALYVSGQGILCVFLFLIAIINSASHTTDAMWTQASFCFLWLFVYSLTVGPITYAIVSEISSVRLRPLTVSLARSAYQVINVVSQVLEPYFMNPTAWNASGKTGFFWGATALLAFIWAFFRLPEPKDRTYAELDILFATKTPARKFATTKVDLYEVGESSSQTGLVQRQAVQEVKE, encoded by the exons ATGAACCAGACAGAAGCAGCATTGGAGAAGTCGGCCGCCCATCATGTGGAGGATCTCCTAGGAGCTGGGGCAATCTTTGAGGCCAGACAGGCCACGGCCGATGAGCATGAACAGTCCCTATGGCAGGCCTTGCGAGCCAATCGCAAGGCCGTCCTGTGGTCCGTCTTGGTCTCCATGTCGATCATCATGGAGGGATATGATACGATCCTGATGGGCAATTTCTTCGCCTATCCACGTTTCCGGGAAAAGTACGGGGAATACACTGGAGAGGAACATGGCTGGCAAGTGTCTGCACCTTGGCAGACTGGACTGAGCATGGCCAGTACGGTCGGTTGTATCTTTG GTGGGCTTCTCAACGGCTACTTTGCCAGCAAGGTCGGCTATCGTAAAGTGATGATGGTCGCGTTGGCCTTTTTAACTGcattcatcttcgtcgtcttTTTCGCCAACTCCGTCGCTGTCTTGCTCGTGGGTCAGATTCTCTGCGGTCTCTCATGGGGTGTGTTTGCCACCGTCGGACCGGCCTACGCATCCGAGGTTTGCCCGACCAACTTGCGTGGCTACCTCACTGTCTACGTCAACATGTGCTGGGCTATCGGTCAACTCATTGCATCCGGTGTCCTCTATGGTCTCGTGGATCGCCCCGACCAGTGGTCTTACCGTATCCCCTTCGCGTTGCAATGGATCTGGCCGCTTCCCCTGATGGTCGTCTGCTGGCTCGCTCCCGAGAGCCCGTGGTTTTTGGTACGCAAGGACCGTCTGGAGGAGGCCAAACAAAGCATTCGCCGTCTCGGGGGAGACAAGACCGAGGACCAAATCAATGGGCAACTTGCAATGCTTGTCCATACGACCAAGATCGAGGCAGAGATCGAAGCGGGTACCTCTTACTGGGATTGTTTCAAGGGAGTCGATTTGCGTCGCACGGAGATTTGCTGCATGGCTTTTGTTGGCCAGATCTTGTCGGGCAGTACGTTCGCATACTCTCCCACATACTTCTTTGAGCAGGCCGGAATGGACCCGGGCAAGGCGTTCCAGCTCGGTGTGGGCTGTACCGGAGTCGCATTTATGGGCACCGCGCTTTCTTGGTGGCTGATCACCTACTGCGGTCGCCGGGCCCTGTACGTTTCCGGCCAGGGCATCCTCTGTGtgtttctcttcctcatcgccatcatcaaTTCGGCTTCCCACACCACCGATGCCATGTGGACACAGGCGTCTTTCTGCTTCCTCTGGCTCTTTGTCTACTCCCTCACCGTGGGTCCCATCACCTATGCAATTGTCTCGGAGATCTCTTCGGTGCGACTGCGTCCCTTGACCGTCTCCCTGGCACGCTCGGCATACCAGGTGATCAACGTTGTTTCACAAGTCCTGGAGCCCTACTTCATGAACCCAACGGCCTGGAATGCATCCGGTAAGACTGGGTTCTTCTGGGGCGCCACTGCTCTGCTGGCATTCATTTGGGCATTCTTCCGTCTGCCCGAGCCCAAGGACCGCACCTATGCCGAGCTAGATATCCTGTTTGCCACCAAGACCCCTGCCCGAAAGTTCGCAACCACAAAGGTCGATCTCTACGAGGTTGGCGAGTCTTCTTCGCAGACGGGTCTGGTACAGCGCCAGGCTGTGCAAGAGGTGAAGGAGTAA
- a CDS encoding Autophagy-related protein, which produces MLATIRDALSPASPSDEEASTRPPRYDGEDTTPTSPREIAGWYCYGIAAEVFAVCGVGSFLPLTLEQLARENGILQTSQLPCWGPSAPENKGDEQCIVNVLGLRITTASFAMYTFSLAVLVQALTLISFSALADYVVGVTCLGSSFVVLNSFLPLLVANHPSVQHTDAGREGSASEEMADLTRDDEINGWNDWDDNDSSAGMHADPNPTTSSRGGLNGAPHDSTATSLQLSTKISAKGVGLGYCAAVLVQILSIGMLILLNKTSLPKKSGSLPLRFVLLLVGLWWCAFTLVTRQWLRDRPGPPLDTFQHSRAARWRVWLRLVSFAWRSLWQTITIAVRLREVIVFLVAWFLLSDAMATVSGTAILFARTELQMSTTAIGCLSVTVTLSGMAGAFLWPHVSRRFGLEPNHTIMVCIALFEIIPLEAAFYALYAATDKGSSFIGPAIVGVLIDATGTVRAGFFFIAILIVLPIPLVWMVDAEKGRNQALKMASSLVKSHESRHKDADDGMEAEGLLNHRS; this is translated from the exons ATGCTCGCGACCATCCGCGACGCGTTATCCCCTGCATCTCCGTCCGATGAGGAGGCCTCGACTCGGCCTCCGCGGTATGATGGCGAAGACACCACCCCGACCAGCCCACGCGAAATCGCGGGCTGGTACTGTTATGGGATTGCAGCCGAAGTGTTCGCCGTCTGCGGTGTTG GATCTTTCTTACCACTGACTCTCGAACAATTGGCTCGCGAAAATGGGATCCTACAGACAAGTCAGCTACCCTGCTGGGGACCCTCGGCCCCCGAAAATAAGGGCGATGAACAATGCATAGTCAATGTACTCGGCCTCCGAATCACCACCGCGAGCTTTGCCATGTACACCTTTTCGCTGGCAGTGCTAGTCCAGGCGCTGACGTTGATCTCCTTCAGTGCGCTGGCCGACTATG TGGTTGGAGTCACCTGTCTGGGCTCTTCGTTCGTGGTACTCAATTCGTTCTTACCACTGCTGGTCGCCAACCATCCGAGTGTACAGCACACCGATGCGGGCCGTGAGGGTAGCGCCAGCGAAGAGATGGCAGATTTGACTCGGGATGATGAGATCAATGGCTGGAACGATTGGGATGACAATGACAGCTCGGCGGGGATGCATGCCGACCCCAATCCAACAACAAGTTCCCGTGGTGGACTGAACGGCGCACCGCATGATTCCACCGCCACATCACTGCAGCTGTCCACCAAGATATCGGCCAAGGGAGTAGGTCTTGGTTATTGTGCGGCGGTGCTCGTGCAAATCCTCAGTATCGGCATGCTCATTCTGCTCAACAAGACTTCACTGCCCAAGAAATCGGGCTCGCTTCCGTTGAGATTTGTTTTGCTTCTGGTGGGCCTTTGGTGGTGCGCTTTCACACTCGTGACTCGTCAGTGGCTACGGGACCGACCAGGCCCCCCACTGGATACATTTCAGCACTCCAGGGCGGCTCGTTGGCGCGTATGGTTGCGACTGGTCAGCTTTGCGTGGAGATCTCTCTGGCAGACTATCACCATCGCCGTGCGTCTGCGAGAAGTGATCGTCTTCCTGGTCGCTTGGTTCCTCCTCTCTGACGCGATGGCGACTGTTTCTGGAACAGCCATTCTGTTTGCCCGAACGGAGCTTCAGATGAGTACAACCGCGATAGGCTGCTTGTCGGTGACCGTTACCCTCTCAGGTATGGCTGGGGCCTTCCTCTGGCCGCATGTGTCTCGACGATTTGGACTTGAGCCAAACCATACAATCATGGTGTGTATCGCCCTGTTTGAGATCATTCCACT TGAGGCTGCTTTCTACGCCTTGTATGCGGCGACCGATAAAGGTAGTTCTTTCATCGGGCCCGCGATTGTCGGTGTGCTGATCGATGCCACTGGCACCGTGCGTGCGGGATTTTTCTTCATTGCGATTCTGATCGTCTTGCCCATCCCGCTGGTTTGGATGGTTGACGCGGAGAAAGGTCGCAACCAGGCCCTGAAAATGGCGAGTTCTCTTGTCAAGTCCCACGAGTCACGTCATAAGGACGCCGACGACGGCATGGAGGCCGAGGGCTTGCTCAACCACCGGTCGTAG
- a CDS encoding Oxalate decarboxylase OxdC, producing the protein MQLLSRPVKSVISFGLLLGAAAIPAPDQAVQQLMRIPPSNHQDAFGNSPYTPEHRDPYDHKVDSVGEHRQPLPFRNGHGATVQGPRNKDRERQNPDMVRPPSTDHGSMSNMRWSFADSHMRIEEGGWTRQTTIRELPTSRELAGVNMRLDEGVIRELHWHTEAEWAYILAGRVRVTALDPDGGSFMDDLEAGDLWYFPAGHPHSLQGLSPNGTEFLLIFDDGHFSEESTFLLTDWMAHTPKAVLAENFRVKPNTFKSIPSGEKYIFKGSMPDSIEEEKPRGFRKSKIRFTHHMDAQEPVRTSGGRVRITDSTNFPISKTVAAAHLEIEPGAIREMHWHPNADEWSYFKKGRARVTIFAAEGTARTFNYVAGDVGIVPRNMGHFIENLSDDEPLEVLELFRADKFQDFSLFQWLGETPRRMVADHLFAGDPEAAAAFLKQIEGAEKEPLKGTT; encoded by the exons ATGCAACTTCTCTCACGGCCAGTGAAAAGCGTGATCAGCTTCGGCCTACTGTTAGGGGCCGCTGCGATTCCCGCACCCGATCAAGCAGTGCAGCAGTTGATGCGGATTCCACCCAGCAATCATCAAGATGCATTCGGCAATTCCCCCTACACCCCCGAGCATCGGGATCCGTATGACCACAAGGTTGACTCGGTTGGCGAGCATCGCCAGCCATTGCCGTTCCGGAATGGCCATGGAGCAACTGTTCAAGGTCCCCGAAACAAGGATCGAGAGCGTCAGAATCCTGACATGGTACGACCGCCGAGCACTGATCATGGCAGCATGTCGAACATGCGGTGGAGCTTTGCCGATTCGCATATGCGGATTGAG GAGGGAGGCTGGACGCGTCAAACTACCATTCGCGAATTGCCCACGAGTCGGGAACTGGCGGGCGTCAATATGCGCCTGGACGAAGGAGTGATTCGAGAGCTGCACTGGCATACTGAAGCCGAGTGGGCGTACATCCTTGCCGGTCGAGTTCGA GTCACGGCCTTGGATCCTGACGGTGGCAGCTTCATGGACGATCTCGAAGCCGGGGATCTTTGGTATTTTCCAGCCGGACACCCGCACTCATTACAGGGCCTCAGTCCCAACGGCACCGAGtttttgttgatttttgACGACGGTCATTTCTCAGAGGAGTCAACATTTTTGCTGACAGACTGGATGG CGCATACACCCAAAGCGGTACTCGCGGAGAACTTTCGAGTGAAGCCAAACACGTTCAAATCAATTCCTAGTGGCGAGAAGTATATCTTCAAAGGTTCGATGCCCGACAGtatcgaggaggaaaagcCTCGGGGCTTCCGAAAGTCCAAGATTCGCTTCACTCATCACATGGACGCACAGGAGCCAGTGCGTACTTCTGGGGGTCGTGTGCGGATCACCGACTCGACCAACTTTCCCATCTCCAAGACCGTGGCTGCAGCGCACTTGGAGATCGAGCCCGGGGCGATCCGTGAAATGCACTGGCATCCCAACGCGGACGAGTGGAGTTACTTCAAAAAGGGCCGAGCCAGAGTCACCATCTTTGCTGCCGAAGGGACCGCCCGAACGTTCAATTATGTAGCCGGCGACGTGGGCATCGTCCCTCGCAACATGGGCCATTTCATCGAGAACTTGAGTGATGACGAGCCGCTGGAGGTTCTGGAATTGTTCCGCGCAGACAAGTTTCAGGATTTCTCCTTATTCCAGTGGCTGGGTGAAACACCGCGACGCATGGTCGCTGACCATCTCTTTGCCGGTGACCCGGAAGCTGCGGCGGCTTTTCTGAAACAGATTGAAGGCGCTGAAAAGGAGCCTCTAAAGGGCACCACTTGA